In Tsukamurella tyrosinosolvens, the genomic window ATCGGTGAGGTCGCCCGCAAGATGGGCGCCACCGTCGCCTGCAACGCCGACGCCGAGGCGCTCCTCACGCGCGGTGAGCTCGTCGCCGTGTGGCCCGAGGGCTTCAAGGGCATCGGCAAGCTCTACCGCGACCGCTACAAGCTGCAGCGCTTCGGCCGCGGCGGCTTCGTGACCGCGGCGATCCGCGCCGGCGTCCCGATCATCCCGGTGTCCATCGTGGGCGCCGAGGAGATCTACCCGATGCTGGCCGACGTCAAGCCCGTCGCCCGGTTGCTGGGCCTGCCCTACGCGCCGATCACGCCGCTGTTCCCGTGGCTCGGCCCGCTGGGCATGGTGCCGCTGCCGTCGAAGTGGCACATCGAGTTCGGCGAGCCCATCGCGACCGACCGCTTCACCGAGGCCGACGCCGACGACCCCATGGTCGTCTTCGAGCTCACCGACAACGTCCGCGAGACCATCCAGCAGTCCCTCTACCGCATCCTCGCGCGCCGGAAGAACATCTTCCAGGACTTCTGAGCGTCGGGCACCGTCGGTCCGGTCCGGCGGGGCAGGGCGGCAGGGGTGCCCACGTCGGGCTGTCGGCTCGTCGGGTTCGCGCGGCGCCAGTACTGCTTCGTGTTCGTCCCCCGCGCGGCGCCGAAAGGCGACTCCGACGTTCGTTCCCCCATGAGACGCCGCTCGTGCGGTGGGGGAGCGGCCGTCCCCCACGCGGCGCCGATTCCCCCACCGGACGCCGGCTCTCCCTCGCTCCACGCCGATTCCCCCACGGCACACCGGCTACCGCCGGAGTTGCCTGCGGTTTCGCCGGAGGCGACCTGCGATTTGGTCGCCGAATCCGCTAACAATCGCCGGTCCGGCGGCCGTCTCTCCGAACGGCGAGCCATCACCCGGCGGCGAACTGGCGTTATTCAGTATCTGTATGGGCATCGCGCGATGACACCAACCGCGATGGCGGGCACCGTCGAACTCGAGGGACTAGTCGTCGCTGAAGTGCTTGATCAGCGCGGCGGCGCCGCCGACGGCGACGCCGACGCCGATGGCGGTGGGGACGCCGATCTTGGCGGCCTTGCGGCCGGTGCGGTAGTCGCGGATCTCCCAGCCCCGCACGCGCGCGACGTCGCGCAGGTCGGAGTCCGGGTTGATGGCGACGGCGGTGCCCACCAGGGAGAGCATCGGCACGTCGTTGTGCGAGTCGCTGTAGGCGGTGCAGCGCTTGAGATTCAGGCCCTCGCGGATCGCCAGCGACCGGACGGCGTGCGCCTTGCCCAGGCCGTGCAGGATGTCGCCGACGAGCTTGCCGGTGAACACCCCGTCCTGCGACTCCGCGACGGTGCCGAGCGCGCCGGTGAGCCCGAGCCGGTCGGCGATGGTCTGCGCCAGCTCGACGGGGGTGGCGGTCACCAGCCACACCTGCTGGCCGGCGTCGAGGTGCATCTGCGCCAGCGCACGCGTGCCCGGCCAGATCTTGTCGGCGATGATCTCGTCGTAGATCTCCTCGCCGACGGCCTTGAGTTCCTCGGTGGACCGGCCGGCGATGAACGACAGCGCCTTCTCGCGCCCGGCGGCGACGTCCTCGCTGTTCTCCTTGCCCGTGAGCCGGAACTTGGCCTGTGCCCACACGGCCGAGGCCAGGTCGGAGTAGGAGAAGTAGTTGCGCGCGGCGAGGCCGCGGGCGAAGTGCACGATCGACGCGCCCTGCACCATCGTGTTGTCGACGTCGAAGAAGGCGGCGGCGGTGAGGTCCGGCGGCACCTGGCCGTCCTCGCGGCCCTCCTTCTCGAGCAGCAGCGAATGGGCGGCGTCAGCGCTCGCCTCGCCCGCCGCGCTCTGCCGTTGTTCGTCGGCGCTGGCCTGGTCGGACAAGAACACCTCCCCACTCGCGTGATCCCACGTGCGTGATCTCCCCTCAACCTTAGCGGCGCGCGCCGCCCTCGGGGTGGGACACTCGGCACATGTCCGTGATCACGCTGCTCACCAGGGAGGGGTGCGGGATGTGCGCCCGCGCCCACGACGAGCTCACCGCACTCGTCGACGAACTCCGCGCCGCCGAACGCCCCGTCGACTACCGGCAGCTCGACGTCGACGCGCCCGGCAACACCGAGTACCGCGGCGAGTACGGCGACATGCTGCCGGTCGTCCTGCTCGACGGGGAACAGCACAGCTACTGGGAAGCGGACATTCCGCAGCTCCGGGCGGATATCCTCGGGTGAACGACCCTCGCGGGTGACGTGCCGTCACCTGCACGGGTGAGGTGAGGCTGTGCGCGTTTTCCCATTTCAGGGGATGCGGGGTACCGTGCCTTAACGGGAAACTACGGACTGTAGTTCACTCGTCATGATCTTCGAAGGAGCAGCGAGGGTGTCGGTTCTGCTGTTCGGCGCGTCGCACCGCAGCGCGCCGGTGTCGGTCCTCGAGAAACTGGCGATCACCGAGACCGATCGTCCCAAGGTGCTGGCGCAGCTCATGGAGTCGCCCCACATCGACGAGGTCATGGTCGTCACCACCTGCAACCGCGTCGAGATCTACGCCGTCGTCGAGGCCTTCCACCCCGCCCTGGAAGCCGTCTCCGACGTCCTGTCCGCCCGCTCCGGCCTCACCATCAACGAGCTCAGCAAGCACGCCTTCGTGCGCTACTCCGAGGCCGCCGTCCAGCACCTCTTCTCCGTGGCCTCGGGCCTCGATTCGATGGTCGTCGGCGAGCAGCAGATCCTCGGCCAGATCCGCGGCGCCTACGCCGCCTCCGACGAGCACCAGGTCGCGGGCCGCGTGGTCCACGACCTCGCGCAGCGCGCCCTGCACGTGGGCAAGCGCGTGCACACCGACACCGGCATCGACAAGGCCGGCGCCTCCGTCGTCTCCGTCGCCCTCGACCGCGCGCAGGCCATCCTCGGCGCGCAGGGCGGCTCGCTGCAGCGCGCCGTCGTCGTGGGCGCGGGCGCCATGGGCGGCCTCGGCGTCGCGCACCTGGCCCGCGCCGGCGCCGTCGACGTCACCGTCGCCAACCGCACCGAGGACAAGGCGGCGCGGCTCGCGCAGGCCGCCCTCGACGCCGGGGTCGACGGTGCGCGGTCCGTCGCCATGGACGGCCTCGTGGCCGCCCTCGCCGCCGCCGACGTGCTCATCGCCTGCACGGGCGCCGTGGGCAGCGTCGTGAGCCTCGCCGACGTGCACTCCGCGCTGGCGCAGCGCACCGTCGGCACCGATCTCGTGGTGTGCGACCTGGGCCTGCCCCGGGACGTGGACCCGGCCGTCGCCGGGCTGCCGGGCGTGGCCGTCATCGACATCGACGCGCTTTCCCGCGAGCCGGGTACGCAGGCCGCCGAGGAGGACGCCGAGAAGGCCCGCCGGATCGTCTCCGACGAGCTCGCCGAGTACCTCTCCGCGCAGCGCTCCGCCGAGGTCACCCCGACCGTGACGGCGCTCCGCCGCCGCGCCGCCGAGGTGGTGGAAGCCGAACTGCTGCGGCTGGATTCGCGCCTCCCGAGCCTGGAGGGCACGGACCGGGACGAGGTGGCGCAGACGGTGCGCCGCGTCGTCGACAAGCTCCTGCACGCCCCGACGGTGCGCGTCAAACAACTGGCCGCCACCCCGGGGGGCGACTCCTACGCGGAGGCGCTGCGCGAGCTCTTCGAACTCAAGCCGGGCGCCACGGGCGCCGTCTCCGCGACCGAAGGATCCGACGACCGAAGTGTCTGAAGTGACCACGCCATCCGTTCCGAACCCCATCCGCATCGGCACCCGCGGCTCGCTGCTGGCGACCACGCAGGCCGGCACCGTGCGCGACGCGCTGATCGCGGCGGGGCACCCCGCCGAGCTGGTCATCGTGACCACGCCGGGCGACCTGAGCTCCGATCCGGTCGAGAAGATCGGCGTCGGCGTCTTCACCTCCGCGCTGCGCGACGCGCTCGCGAACGACGAGGTCGACGTGGCCGTGCACTCGTACAAGGACCTGCCCACCGCGCCCGACGACCGGCTCTCGATGCCCGCCGTGCCGCCCCGCGAGGACTCGCGCGACGCCCTCGTGGCGCGCGACGGCCTGGTCCTGGGGGAGCTGCCGGCGGGATCCGTGGTCGGTACCTCCAGCCCGCGGCGAGCCACACAGCTTAACGCACTGGGTCTTGGTTTGGAAATCCGCCCCCTACGAGGCAACCTTGACTCTCGGTTACGCAAAGTAGCGGACGGCGAACTCGACGCGATCGTGGTCGCCCTCGCCGGACTCAAGCGGATCGGTCGCCACAACGAGGTGACGGAGGCGCTGGATCCGGTGCAGATGCTGCCGGCGCCCGCACAGGGCGCACTCGCGGTGGAGTGCCGACGCGACGATGCGGAACTGCATTCCGTGCTCTCCGGCCTGGACGATCCGGTCACGCGCGCGGCGGTCACCGCCGAGCGCGCCCTCCTCGCCGAGCTGGAGGCCGGGTGTACCGCACCCGTCGGTGCGATCGCGGAAGTCGTCGAGTCCCTCGACGACGACGGTCGGATCTTCGAGGAGCTGTCGTTGCGCGGCATCGCGCTCGCGGCGGACGGCTCCGATTCGGTCCGCGCCTCCGTGGTCGGCCCGGTGGGCGACGCCGGCGCGCTGGGCATCGCGCTGGCACGGGAGCTGCTCGACCTGGGCGCACGCGACCTGCTCGCGTAGCACCCGCAACTACTGGGAGCCGATACATGAGCCGCACTGCACAGTCCGCGAAGGCCGACACGGCAGCCGACACCGACACGGTGTCCGCGCGCGTCGCCGCGAAGACGAACAAGCCCGCCCGGGGCCGGGCGGTGGCACCGGGCCGCATCACCTTCGTGGGATCCGGCCCGGGAGATCCGGGGCTCCTCACCCTGCGCGCAGAGCAGACTATCGCGGGCGCCCGGACGGTCTACACCGACCCCGACGTTCCGCAGACCGTCGTCGACATGGTGGGCACCGCGCTGCCGGCCGAGCCCGTCGAGGCCGACGAGGACGCCGCCGACGGCACCGCCGCCAAGGGCCGCAAGGGCGAGCCCGCCGTGCGCAACCCCGCCACCGTCGCGCCCGCGCTCGGCGAGCCCGCCGAGGTCGCCAAGACCCTGCTGGCGCAGGCCCGCCACGGCCTCGACGTCGTGCGCCTCGTCGCCGGTGACCCGCTGTCGTCCGACGCGGTGCTGGCCGAGGTCAACGCCGTCGCCCGCACGCAGATCGCCTTCGAGATCGTTCCGGGCCTGGCGCCCGCGACGGCCGTCCCCACCTACGCCGGCATGGCGCTGGGCTCGGCGCACACCGAGGCCGACGTGCGCGGCGAGGTCGACTGGGCGGCGCTGGCCGCGGCCCCGTCGCCCCTGGTCCTGAGCGCGACCGCCGAGCACCTCGCCGACACCGCCTCCGCGCTGGTCGAGAACGGCCTCGCGCCGCAGACCCCGGTGGCCGTGACCGCGCAGGGCTCGACCTGCAAGCAGAAGACCGTCGAGGCCACCCTGGCCACGCTGAACGAGGCCGGCGCGGGCCTGCCCGGCCCGCTCGTGGTCACCGTCGGCAAGGTCGTGGGCCAGCGGAACAAGCTCTCCTGGTGGGAGTCGCGCGCGCTGTACGGCTGGACCGTGCTCGTGCCCCGCACCAAGGACCAGGCCGCCGAGATGTCGAACCGGCTGCGCGCCCACGGGTCCATCCCGATGGAGGTCCCGACCATCGCCGTCGAGCCGCCCCGCAGCCCCGCGCAGATGGAGCGCGCGGTCAAGGGCCTCGTCGACGGCCGCTACCAGTGGGTGGTCTTCACCTCCACGAACGCCGTGCGCGCCGTGTGGGAGAAGTTCATCGAGTTCGGCCTGGACGCCCGCGCCTTCTCCGGCGTGAAGATCGCCTGCGTCGGCGAGCAGACCGCCGCCAAGGTCCGCGCCTTCGGCATCGAGCCGGAGCTGCTGCCCACGGGCGAGCAGTCCAGCCTGGGCATGCTCGAGGTCTTCCCGCCCTTCGACGACGTCTTCGACCCGGTCAACCGCGTCCTGCTGCCGCGCGCCGACATCGCCACCGAGACGCTCGCCGAGGGCCTGCGCGACCGTGGCTGGGAGATCGACGACGTGACCGCGTACCGCACGGTGCGCGCCGCGCCGCCGCCCGCCTCGACCCGCGAGATGATCAAGTCCGGCGACTTCGACGCGGTCTGCTTCACCTCCAGCTCGACGGTGCGCAACCTGGTCGGCATCGCCGGCAAGCCGCACGCCCGCACCATCGTCGCGTGCATCGGCCCGAAGACGGCCGAGACCGCGATCGAGTTCGGCCTGCGGGTGGACGTGCAGCCGGAGACCGCGTCGGTGGAGGACCTCGTCGAGGCCCTCGCCGCGCACGCCTCCCGGCTCCGCGCGGAGGGCGCGCTGCCCCCGCCGCGGAAGAAGCCGCGCCGCTCGCGCTCGTAGACTGGGCGGCATGAGTTTTCCTCACGTCCGTCCCCGCAGGCTGCGCAGCACGCCCGCCGTCCGGCGGCTCGTCGCCGAGGTGTCGGTGGAGCCGCGGCAGCTGGTGCTGCCGATGTTCGTGCGCGACGGGATCGACGCGCCGCTGCCGATCTCGTCGATGCCGGGCGTCGTCCAGCACACGCTCGATTCGCTGCGCGCCGCCGCGGAGGAGGCCGTGCGCGAGGGTGTCGGCGGGATCATGCTGTTCGGCGTCCCCGACGACGCCGACAAGGACGCCGAGGGCAGCGCGTCGTGGAATCCCGACGGGGTGCTCAACCGCGGCCTGCGGGCCCTGCGGGACGACCTGGGCGACGCGACGGTCATCATGGCGGACACGTGCTTGGACGAGTTCACCTCGCACGGCCACTGCGGCGTGCTCGACGGTGCCGGGCGCGTCGATAACGACGCCACCCTGGAGCGGTACGCCCTCATGGGCGTCGCGCAGGCCGACGCGGGCGCGCACATGCTGGGACCGTCGGGGATGATGGACGGCCAGATCGGGGTGCTGCGCTCCGCGCTGGATTCCGCCGGCCACCAGGACGTCTCGCTGCTCGCCTACACCGCGAAGTACGCCTCGCCCTTCTACGGCCCGTTCCGTGAGGCCGTCGGCTCGTCGCTGCAGGGCGACCGCCGGACGTACCAGCAGGACGCCGCGAACCGGCGGGAGTCGCTGCGCGAGCTGGAGCTCGACATCGCGGAGGGCGCCGACATTGTGATGGTCAAGCCCGCCATGAGCTACCTCGACGTGCTGGCCGACGTGGCCGCTGCCTCGCCGGTCCCCGTTGCCGCGTACCAGATCTCGGGGGAGTACTCGATGATCACCGCCGCGGCGCAGAACGGCTGGATCGACCGCGACGCCGCGATCCGCGAGTCGCTGCTGTCGATCCGCCGCGCGGGTGCCGACATCGTGCTGACCTACTGGGCCACCGAGGCCGCCACCTGGCTGCAGAGGGGTACGTGGTGAGCATGCACCACCAGGGCCCCGTCTGGCCCGGTCCCGGCCCGCAGCCGCCCACGTGGCCCGCGCCGCCGCCCGTGCCGAAGCCCGAGCGCGGGCCCCGGCCCGACGACGTGAAGCTGTCCGTGCAGCTGTGGATCTTCGTGATCATCACCTCGGCGATCTCCCGCGTCGCGCAGGCGTTCTCGACTCGCGGCTCCGACGAGCTGCGCGAGCAGTTCGACCGGATGCGCGAGGGCGACGGCATCATCGCGCGGACCTCCCGGGAGCAGTACAAGACCTTCGAGCAGTACGACACCACGACCTTCGTGCTCGCCATCGTCATGGTGGTCGTGGGCGTCGCGATCGCGGCCGGCCTCGTCTACTTCCTGTGGCGCGGGCAGAACTGGGCGCGGCTGGTGCTGCAGTTCGTCGCCGCGTTCGTGCTGGTGCAGGGCGTGCTCGCCTTCTTCTCCGGCAACGCCACGATCGCGGTGCCGGCCATCCTCGCGGCGATCGCCGTGGTGGGGGCGATCATCTGCGCGAACAGCCGGGACTCGCTCGCCTACGTCAGTCCGGGCTCCGCGGCGGCGCGCCGGTGACCGCGCCCGTGGCACCGCTCTACGCCGAGCGGGGGCTGTCGCGCGTCTGGCTGCTGATCGTGCCGGTCGCGACCGTGGCGATGATCCTCACCCAGTGGCTGCTCGCCGGCCGCACCTCCGAGTGGTGGATCTGGCTGCTGCTGGGCCTCGCCACGCAGGGCTTCGTGTGGCTGCAGGTCACGGCGGGCCGCACCCACGTCTCGATGGCGATCACGCCCGAGGAGCTGCGCTGCGGCGAGGAGACGATCCCCGTCGCCGAGATCGCGCGGATCCTGCCCGGCAAGGCCCCCGACCATCCGCGCAAGGCCAAGCCGGAGGACTTCCCGGCCTGGTCCAGCGCGCGGGCGATGGGGCGGCTGCGGACGGTGCCGAGGCGCCGGTACGGCATGGGCATCCAGCTCGCCGACGGCTCGACCGTGCAGGCCTGGGCGCGCAACGACTACGCGCTGCGCGCGGCCCTCGAGCCGCTGCTCGCGGCGCGATCCGGGAACTGATCCTCAGCCGATGAGGGCGGCGGCCGTGCGCTCGATCTGCGCCGCCGCCTCGTCGACGGTGCCGCGCGGCCCCAGCAGGTGACTCACGGTGAGCCGCACGAAGACCTCGACCGTCGCGTCGTCGACGGCGGCACCGTCCGGCCGGGCGTCGAGCGCCGCGCGCACCGCCCCGATGGCACGGCCGAGCACGGGTTCCGGGTCGGTGGTGAGGAGCGGCAGTAGCTCGGCGCCCGCGCCGGGGACGCCGGCCAGGATCGACTTGAGCAGCGTGTTGTCGGCGCCGTGCACGAGCGCGGCCCGCGCCCCCGCGCCGAGTCCCGCGACGGTCGTCCCGGCGGCCGTGATCGCGGCGGTCACGGCGTCGAGGTAGCGGTCCGCGTCGCGCTGGATCAGCGCCGTGGCGAGGTCCTGCTTGGCGCCGAGTTCCTTGTACAGCGCGGTGCGGCTCACGCCGACGCGCTTGGCGATGAGCGACATGTTCACCGCGTCCCAGCCCTGCGCGACGACCAGCTCGCGGGCCGCGTCGAGGGCCCGGTCGCGCAGGAGCAGGCGCACCTCGGCCTGGAAGTTCGGCTGCGTCACCTCGCCCACGGTACAGGTCGCCGATTCCGTCCCGATGGTTGACAACATGGCCATAGTTGTAATCAACTAGGACATGAAGGTGAGTTGTGTCACCCCGCCTCAGCCCGGTGCGGAGCGCTCACCCGAAGGGAGAACGCCATGCCTGCGACCGACTACGACGTCCTGGTGATCGGATCCGGCTTCGGCGGGTCCGTCACCGCCCTGCGCCTCACGGAGAAGGGCTACCGCGTGGGCGTCCTCGAGGCCGGCCGCCGGTTCGCCGACGAGGACTTCGCGAAGACCAGCTGGGACCTGCGGAGGTTCGTCTGGATGCCGGCGCTGGGCCTGTACGGCATCCAGCGCATCCACATGCTCCGCGACTGCCTCATCCTGGCCGGCGCGGGCGTGGGCGGCGGCTCGCTGAACTACGCCAACACGCTGTACAAGCCGCCGGCCTCGTTCTTCGCCGACGAGCAGTGGGCCGGCATCACCGACTGGTTCGACGAGCTCTCGCCGTTCTACGACCAGGGCCGCCGCATGCTGGGCGTCGTCCAGAACCCGCACATGACCCCGGCCGACGAGATCGTCAAGCAGGTCGCCGACGACATGGGCGCCGGCGAGACCTTCATCCAGACCCCGGTCGGCGTCTACTTCGGCGAGCCCGGGAAGACGGTGCCCGACCCCTTCTTCGGCGGCGCGGGCCCCGACCGCACCGGCTGCATCGAGTGCGGCGAGTGCATGACCGGCTGCCGCCACGGCGCGAAGAACACGCTGGTCAAGAACTACCTCGGGCTCGCGGAGCGGGCCGGGGCGCAGGTGCACCCGCTCACCACCGTGACCGACGTCCAGCAGCGCGGCGACGGCACCTGGGAGGTCTCGACGGTCCGCTCCGGCGCGAAGCTCCGCAAGCGCCGCCGCACCTATACCGCGCAGCACGTGGTGTTCGCCGCCGGCACCTGGGGCACGCAACAGCTGCTGCACCGGCTCCGGGACAACGGCTCGCTGCCGGGGCTGTCCGATCGGGTGGGTGTGCTCACCCGCACCAACTCCGAGTCGATCCTCTCCGCGGTGCGGATGACCGTCGACAAGGAGCTCGACCTCACCCGCGGCGTCGCGATCACGTCGTCGTTCCATCCGAGCGGCGACACCCACGTCGAGCCGGTGCGTTACGGCAAGGGCTCCAACGCGATGGGGATGCTGCAGACCCTGATGACCGACGGCGGCGGCCGCACCCCGCGCTGGCTGCGGTTCCTCGGCACCGTCGTGCGGCATCCGCTGGCCTTCCTGCGCGTGCTGCTCGTGGGCGGCTGGAGCGAGCGCACCATCATCGCCCTGGTCATGCAGAACCTCGACAACTCGATCACCACGTTCACCAGGCGCGGCCTGTTCGGCCGGAAGATGTCGAGCCGCCAGGGCCACGGCGAGCCGAACCCCACCTGGATCCCGCTGGGCAACGAGGCGACGCGGCGCATCGCCGACAAGATCGGCGGCGCCCCCGCGGGCACCTGGGGCGAGGTCTTCAACATCCCCATGACCGCGCATTTCCTGGGCGGCTGCGCGATCGGCGCGGACCGGTCCACCGGCGTCATCGACGCCTACCACCGCGTCCACGGCTACCCGACGCTCAGCGTGGTCGACGGCTCTGCCGTCTCCGCGAACCTCGGCGTGAACCCGTCGCTGACGATCACCGCGCAGGCGGAACGGGCCGCGGCGCTGTGGCCGAACAAGGGCGAGGTCGATCAGCGCGCCCCGCAGGGCGAGCCCTACCGCCGCATCGCCCCCGTCGCGCCGCAGCACCCGGTGGTGCCCGCCACGGCCCCGGGCGCCCTGCGCCTGCCGCTGTACGTGGTCTGAGTTCCGAACGTAGACTCCATCGGGCCGGGGCGGCGATATTCCTCGCCCCGCCCTGATGGAGTGGAGTTTCAGATCCGCACCGCTCCGAGGTGTCGCCGGGAGCGCACCATGTCGGTGATGTCGGCGAACACGCTGTCCCAGCCGAACATGACGTCGGCGTAGTCGATACGCAGGACGTGGTAGCCGCCGACGGTCGACTCCGGTCGCGCCGCGCGTCCTCTCTGCGCTGGTGCGCGTCGTTGTGGAATCCCGTGCTGTCGCACTCGATGATCAGCCGGTCGCCGACGAGGAGATCCACCCGTCCCACCGTGGGAATCGTCACTTGGCTGCGCACGCGGATGTTCGCCGACCGGAGTCGATGGCGCGTCACGGACTCGGTGCCCGACTGCGCGGCCGGATCCAGGTCGCCGAGCAGCCGCTGGATCCGCAACGGTGCACCGTCGAAGACATCGCGAATCTCCTGCACGGTGTGCGGATCGGGCGATCGGAGAAGCGAATCCAGGACGGCCACGACGTAGTAGTCCTCATCGATGCAGTTGACGGCGCACTGCAGAGCGAGGTGCAGCGGATCGACCGCCCGCACCGAGGTGTTCAGCGAGACGTGGGCGCGACACCCCTTCTGTGTCCTGAGCGACGTGCGGCGGTGCGCGGGCCACCGCACATGGGTGCGCTTGGCGACCGGCGGTATCCAGATCTCGGGTGTGAGAGCCAGTGCCGAGAGGCAGGTCAGTGTCGCCCCGGCCTTGACCGCCGTGACGACCTCCGGGCTCGCAGTCGCGGTCCCGTACCAGCCGCGCCGGATCGGGATCAGCGCACCGGCCCGCACGAGCTCGACGACGTCGGCGGGATCGACGCCGAGCCCGACCAGGTGGCGGCGGCCCACGACGCCGCCGTTCTGCGCGGCGACCTCCGCGATCAGTTCGTTCATACTCAGAGCGTCGTCGCAGCCGACAGCGCTTCGGGCCCGAAAACCGCTCGCCTGTGGACGAAAAAGGTTTCGTACGCACACTTGTGGACGGAGCCGCTCCTGAAACTCCCATCGAGCGAGGTGGGGCGGCGCATATCGACGTCCCGCCGGGCTCGATTCGACGTTCGGAACGGCTATTGCCAGGCGGGTTGGGTGTCGCCGCGCAGGGCGGCGAGGCCGCGGCGCACCCGCTCGGTCTGCCGCGGCGACATGGTGGGCAGCGCCGCGGGGTGGAACCACGCGATCTCGAGCGACTCGTCGTCGGCGACGTGCGCCTCGCCGGCGACGTAGCGGCACAGGAACAGGAGCGTGAGGTACTGCGCGACATCGCCGTTCGGGTAGTGGACGGGCTCGTCGGTGCGGATCGCGAGCAGGTCGAGAACCTCCGCGTCGACGCCCGCCTCCTCACGGATCTCGCGGACGATGGCCTCGGCGGGCTGCTCACCGGGCTCGAGGATCCCCGCGATCGACGCCCACTCGCCGGTGTCCGCGCGACGGCCCAGCAGAACCTCGCCGGCCTCGTTGACGACCACCGCGGCGACACCGGGCAGCCACAGCAGGTCGGTGCC contains:
- a CDS encoding NUDIX hydrolase, with product MPVPEYVRSIREKIGTDLLWLPGVAAVVVNEAGEVLLGRRADTGEWASIAGILEPGEQPAEAIVREIREEAGVDAEVLDLLAIRTDEPVHYPNGDVAQYLTLLFLCRYVAGEAHVADDESLEIAWFHPAALPTMSPRQTERVRRGLAALRGDTQPAWQ